In the genome of Microbacterium saperdae, one region contains:
- the cydD gene encoding thiol reductant ABC exporter subunit CydD: MKPVDPRLLRYAGAARGFLAASALIGVVQTAVVIVFAWLLTDAVTGALAGRDVTASLLWLLAVALLRGLLIAASDAAGTRAAAKTGMQLRAALIRAVGRLGPGWLAQRNRTALAVTAGHGLEALDSYFARYIPQLVLTVIATPVVLAVMWWQDWPSGLTAAVTLPLIPLFLILIGIATRTVQQKQWHTLQRLAVRFADTVQGLATLRLFGREQRAADRIESTADEYRRETMKVLRFSFLSGFAMELLASLAVALIAVSVGFRLLSGDLSLEVGLFVLLLAPEAFLPIRQVGVQFHAAAEGVAATEDIFAVLDEAGAQPDGVHNSSRTVAAAAGTTAAGAHPEILEELRTANAGLVIDGLRVRDLPPVSFAADSGRITLIEGPSGVGKSSLFAALRGAAEYSGSASFRGSEVRQLDPADWLAWGGQTPGLLRGTVGDNVALGDPAPDADGIRRALDAACAETIDPALELGVQGAGLSGGQAQRVAVARALYRHAQDPRRVLALDEPSSALDVETEARLWAALRERADAGATILLVSHRRSAREIADQVIALGVSV; this comes from the coding sequence GTGAAACCCGTCGATCCGAGACTGCTGCGCTACGCGGGTGCCGCGAGGGGGTTCCTCGCGGCATCCGCGCTGATCGGCGTGGTCCAGACCGCGGTCGTGATCGTGTTCGCGTGGCTGCTGACGGATGCCGTCACCGGCGCGCTCGCGGGGCGCGACGTCACGGCGTCCCTGCTGTGGCTGCTCGCGGTGGCGCTGCTGCGCGGACTGCTGATCGCGGCATCGGATGCGGCCGGCACCCGCGCCGCCGCGAAGACCGGGATGCAGTTGCGCGCCGCGCTGATCCGCGCGGTCGGACGCCTCGGACCCGGATGGCTCGCGCAGCGCAACCGCACGGCGCTCGCCGTCACCGCGGGGCACGGGCTGGAGGCGCTCGACTCCTACTTCGCGCGGTACATCCCTCAGCTGGTGCTGACCGTGATCGCGACGCCCGTGGTGCTCGCGGTCATGTGGTGGCAGGACTGGCCGAGTGGACTGACCGCGGCGGTCACGCTCCCGTTGATCCCGCTGTTCCTGATCCTGATCGGCATCGCGACCCGCACCGTGCAGCAGAAGCAGTGGCACACGCTGCAGCGGCTCGCCGTCCGTTTCGCGGACACGGTGCAGGGGCTCGCGACGCTGCGACTGTTCGGACGCGAGCAGCGCGCCGCCGACCGGATCGAGTCGACGGCCGACGAGTACCGCCGCGAGACCATGAAGGTACTGCGGTTCTCGTTCCTCTCCGGCTTCGCGATGGAGCTGCTCGCCTCGCTCGCGGTCGCGCTGATCGCGGTGTCGGTGGGGTTCCGGCTGCTGTCCGGCGATCTGTCGCTCGAGGTGGGATTGTTCGTGCTGCTGCTCGCCCCCGAGGCGTTCCTGCCGATCCGGCAGGTCGGCGTGCAGTTCCACGCCGCGGCCGAGGGCGTCGCCGCGACCGAGGACATCTTCGCCGTGCTGGATGAGGCCGGGGCTCAGCCGGATGGTGTCCACAACTCCTCCAGAACCGTCGCAGCCGCGGCGGGAACCACGGCGGCGGGCGCCCATCCGGAGATTCTGGAGGAGTTGCGAACCGCGAACGCGGGGCTCGTCATCGACGGACTGCGCGTCCGTGACCTTCCACCCGTCTCCTTCGCCGCCGACTCCGGCAGGATCACGCTGATCGAGGGACCGAGCGGGGTGGGGAAGTCGAGCCTGTTCGCGGCGCTGCGCGGGGCGGCGGAGTACTCGGGATCCGCATCGTTCCGGGGCAGCGAGGTGCGGCAGCTCGATCCGGCCGACTGGCTCGCCTGGGGCGGGCAGACCCCTGGCCTGTTGCGGGGAACGGTCGGAGACAACGTCGCGCTGGGTGATCCGGCACCGGATGCCGACGGCATCCGCCGCGCGCTCGATGCCGCGTGCGCAGAGACCATCGATCCGGCGCTCGAGCTCGGCGTGCAGGGAGCAGGACTCTCCGGCGGACAGGCGCAGCGGGTCGCCGTGGCCAGGGCGCTGTACCGGCATGCGCAGGATCCGCGACGCGTGCTCGCGCTCGACGAACCGTCCAGCGCCCTCGATGTCGAGACCGAGGCGCGGCTCTGGGCGGCGCTGCGCGAGCGGGCGGATGCCGGCGCCACGATCCTGCTCGTCTCGCACCGCCGCTCCGCGCGGGAGATCGCCGATCAGGTCATCGCACTGGGGGTGAGCGTATGA
- the cydC gene encoding thiol reductant ABC exporter subunit CydC, with product MSVAESRRARVRSVLQLAQPPLRRFLPGLLWGALSAGAAVSLLAVSGWLIVSASIVDSLVPLSIAVVGVRFFAVSRAVLRYLERLSGHDAALRQLATTRADMVRRLIPLSPAGLGSTDRGHVLSALVDDVDNLQNLPLRVVQPLAVSGLVAIGAVGFIAFVSPPAALTLAACLLVAAAAAVGMGWLFGSRAEALVSARRAALSAALVDYLGSLDVLLAYGAEEQARARIAAEDAALRRVVGRASLAQAVAAGVVSAVSGAASVWALAAAAPGLVTGAIDGPWLAVAVLVPMVVFEVFGAVPIAAASWRSVRASAERIVDVLPERMPEQLRGDEGAESQIEGTPTLRLRDVRVTWPGGTAGLRGVDLDLAPGERVLVAGPSGAGKSSLAAALVGFLRAEGEYTIDGVSAAELSGPALRRTIGLCEQSPQLFDEDIRQNLLFARDSASDAELEDVLDRVGLGDWVRERGGLDARVGDRGALVSGGQAQRIALARALLRGFPVLVLDEPTAGVDPAASDALLRDLLDAAGGQSVLLISHVAPPAGIVDRVVRIEAGRTV from the coding sequence ATGAGCGTCGCCGAGTCCCGCCGTGCGCGGGTGCGCTCCGTGCTCCAGCTCGCCCAGCCACCGCTGCGCCGCTTCCTCCCCGGGTTGCTGTGGGGCGCGCTGTCGGCCGGGGCCGCAGTCAGCCTGCTCGCGGTGAGCGGGTGGCTGATCGTGAGCGCCTCGATCGTCGACTCGCTCGTGCCACTGTCGATCGCGGTCGTGGGCGTGCGCTTCTTCGCGGTCTCGCGTGCCGTGCTGCGCTACCTCGAGCGGCTGAGCGGACACGACGCCGCACTCCGCCAGCTGGCCACGACCCGTGCCGACATGGTGCGTCGACTCATCCCGCTCTCGCCGGCGGGGCTGGGCTCCACCGACCGCGGCCACGTGCTGTCGGCTCTGGTCGACGACGTCGACAATCTGCAGAACCTCCCCTTGCGCGTGGTGCAGCCGCTCGCGGTGTCGGGCCTCGTCGCGATCGGCGCGGTCGGGTTCATCGCGTTCGTGTCGCCGCCCGCCGCGCTGACGCTCGCCGCGTGCCTGCTGGTCGCGGCTGCGGCGGCCGTCGGGATGGGCTGGCTGTTCGGCTCCCGGGCGGAAGCGCTCGTCTCCGCACGCCGCGCCGCACTGTCGGCCGCGCTCGTCGACTACCTCGGGAGCCTCGACGTGCTCCTCGCCTACGGTGCCGAAGAGCAGGCCCGTGCCCGGATCGCCGCGGAGGATGCCGCCCTGCGCCGGGTCGTGGGCAGAGCATCGCTCGCGCAGGCGGTGGCCGCGGGCGTGGTCTCGGCCGTCTCGGGCGCGGCGTCGGTGTGGGCGCTCGCCGCGGCAGCCCCCGGACTCGTGACCGGTGCGATCGACGGCCCGTGGCTGGCGGTGGCCGTGCTCGTGCCCATGGTCGTGTTCGAGGTGTTCGGCGCGGTGCCGATCGCGGCGGCATCGTGGCGCAGCGTGCGCGCGAGCGCCGAACGCATCGTCGATGTGCTGCCCGAGCGGATGCCGGAACAGCTCCGCGGTGACGAGGGCGCGGAGTCGCAGATCGAAGGGACGCCGACGCTGCGGTTGCGCGATGTGCGGGTCACCTGGCCGGGCGGCACCGCGGGGCTGCGGGGCGTCGATCTCGACCTGGCTCCGGGGGAACGGGTTCTCGTCGCCGGCCCGAGCGGGGCAGGCAAGAGCTCACTCGCGGCCGCGCTCGTCGGCTTCCTGCGCGCGGAGGGCGAGTACACGATCGACGGCGTGAGCGCGGCCGAGCTGTCCGGGCCGGCGCTGCGGCGCACGATCGGGCTGTGCGAGCAGAGTCCTCAGCTGTTCGATGAGGACATCCGCCAGAACCTGCTCTTCGCGCGTGACTCCGCGAGCGACGCCGAGCTGGAGGACGTGCTCGACCGCGTCGGTCTCGGCGACTGGGTGCGCGAGCGCGGCGGACTGGATGCGCGCGTCGGCGACCGGGGAGCGCTGGTGTCGGGCGGGCAGGCGCAGCGCATCGCCTTGGCGAGGGCGTTGCTGCGCGGATTCCCGGTGCTGGTGCTCGATGAGCCGACCGCGGGAGTCGACCCCGCGGCATCCGATGCGCTGCTGCGCGACCTGCTCGATGCGGCGGGTGGGCAGTCGGTGCTGCTGATCTCGCACGTCGCCCCTCCGGCCGGAATCGTCGACCGTGTCGTGCGCATCGAGGCCGGTCGCACGGTCTGA
- a CDS encoding IclR family transcriptional regulator has protein sequence MSVIPDSTPQPRAGEPQVPAAENTLRILSYLAGRPAPVAASAIARELDLPRSTVYHLLTTLSAHGFVLHFREEQRWGLGTSAFELAGGYTRQQPLARLGRPLIAALSDRLGESAHLAVMSGGDVLYIVEERAPRRPALVTDVGVRLPAHLTASGRAMLAALPREQVRALYPSASAFPDRTGLGPRRPAELRELLREVRARGYAVEDSEVADGLRSVGAVVRDHAGWPVAAVAVTWGGEGLEERLLADAVIETAGILESRVKR, from the coding sequence GTGTCTGTGATCCCAGACAGCACCCCCCAGCCTCGTGCGGGCGAACCGCAGGTGCCGGCGGCTGAGAACACGCTGCGCATCCTCAGCTACCTGGCCGGGCGGCCGGCCCCGGTGGCAGCATCCGCGATCGCGCGCGAGCTCGACCTGCCGCGCTCCACGGTCTATCACCTGCTGACGACGCTGTCGGCTCACGGCTTCGTGCTGCACTTCCGCGAGGAGCAGCGCTGGGGCCTGGGCACTTCGGCCTTCGAACTGGCCGGCGGCTACACGCGCCAGCAGCCACTCGCTCGGTTGGGGCGGCCGTTGATCGCCGCTCTGTCCGACCGGCTGGGCGAGAGCGCCCATCTCGCCGTGATGAGCGGCGGCGACGTGCTCTACATCGTCGAGGAGCGCGCCCCCCGGCGCCCCGCCCTGGTGACGGATGTCGGAGTGCGGCTGCCCGCGCACCTCACCGCCAGCGGTCGGGCGATGCTGGCGGCGCTCCCCCGTGAGCAGGTGCGCGCGCTGTACCCGAGTGCCTCTGCTTTCCCTGATCGCACCGGATTGGGGCCGCGGCGTCCCGCCGAGCTGCGGGAACTCCTGCGGGAAGTGAGGGCGCGTGGCTATGCGGTCGAAGACAGCGAGGTGGCGGACGGCTTGCGATCGGTCGGAGCTGTCGTGCGCGACCACGCCGGCTGGCCGGTCGCCGCTGTTGCGGTCACGTGGGGCGGAGAGGGCCTGGAGGAGCGCCTGCTCGCGGATGCCGTGATCGAGACAGCAGGGATCCTCGAGTCACGCGTCAAGAGGTGA
- the hutH gene encoding histidine ammonia-lyase → MTDLAPVLVGAAPLAPADVVAVARLGAPVVIDPAALARVAETRSVIDGLAADPHPHYGVSTGFGALATTFIAPDRRLQLQASLIRSHAAGTGPEIEREVTRGLQLLRLQTLTSGRTGVRPVVVETYAAMLNAGITPIVREYGSLGCSGDLAPLAHIALAAMGESDVRNAEGDLQSAAEALAAAGIEPLTLVEKEGLALINGTDGMLGTLVLALHDLQELLLTADIAAAMSIESQLGTDAVFAADLMALRPQTGQAESAANLRAFLGDSPMVASHKGPDDGRVQDAYSLRCSPQVHGAARDTMAHAAMIAGRELASVIDNPVITLDGRIESNGNFHGAPVAAVLDFLAISVADVASVSERRTDRALDPARNHGLPPFLADEVGVDSGLMIAQYASAGIVSELKRLAVPASVDSIPSSAMQEDHVSMGWAAARKLRRAIDGLGRVLAIEILTGARALDLRAPLQAGPATGAVRDLIRTVAAGPGPDRFLSPEMEAVAELVQSGAVARIAKEHTHG, encoded by the coding sequence ATGACTGATCTTGCCCCTGTTCTCGTCGGCGCGGCGCCCCTCGCTCCCGCAGATGTCGTCGCCGTCGCACGGCTGGGCGCGCCCGTGGTCATCGACCCCGCCGCTCTCGCCCGTGTCGCCGAGACCCGCAGTGTGATCGACGGCCTGGCTGCGGACCCGCATCCGCACTACGGGGTCTCCACCGGCTTCGGTGCGCTCGCGACCACCTTCATCGCACCGGACCGTCGTCTGCAGCTGCAGGCCAGCCTGATCCGTTCGCACGCGGCCGGCACGGGGCCGGAGATCGAGCGCGAGGTCACGCGCGGTCTGCAGCTGCTCCGTCTGCAGACCCTCACCTCCGGTCGCACCGGAGTACGCCCTGTCGTCGTCGAGACCTATGCCGCGATGCTCAACGCCGGCATCACCCCCATCGTGCGCGAGTACGGGTCGCTCGGGTGCTCCGGTGACCTCGCGCCTCTCGCCCACATCGCGCTCGCGGCGATGGGCGAGAGCGATGTCCGCAACGCCGAGGGTGATCTCCAGAGTGCTGCGGAGGCGCTGGCCGCCGCCGGCATCGAGCCGCTCACCCTCGTCGAGAAGGAGGGCCTCGCGCTGATCAACGGCACCGACGGAATGCTCGGCACGCTGGTGCTCGCGCTGCACGACCTGCAGGAGCTGCTTCTCACCGCCGACATCGCGGCGGCCATGTCGATCGAGTCGCAGCTCGGAACGGATGCCGTGTTCGCGGCCGACCTGATGGCGCTGCGTCCGCAGACCGGACAGGCCGAGTCCGCGGCGAACCTCCGTGCCTTCCTCGGCGACTCCCCGATGGTCGCCAGCCACAAGGGCCCGGACGACGGACGCGTGCAGGATGCGTACTCGTTGCGCTGCTCGCCCCAGGTGCACGGTGCCGCGCGTGACACCATGGCCCACGCCGCCATGATCGCCGGACGTGAGCTCGCCAGTGTGATCGACAACCCGGTCATCACGCTCGACGGCCGCATCGAATCCAACGGCAACTTCCACGGTGCTCCCGTCGCCGCGGTGCTCGACTTCCTCGCGATCTCGGTCGCCGATGTCGCCTCGGTCTCGGAACGTCGCACGGACCGTGCCCTCGACCCCGCGCGCAACCACGGGCTCCCGCCGTTCCTCGCTGATGAGGTGGGCGTCGATTCCGGGCTCATGATCGCGCAGTACGCCTCCGCCGGAATCGTCTCGGAGCTCAAGCGCCTCGCCGTGCCGGCATCCGTCGACTCGATCCCATCTTCGGCGATGCAGGAGGACCACGTCTCGATGGGGTGGGCGGCTGCCCGCAAGCTCCGCCGCGCGATCGACGGGCTCGGCCGCGTGCTCGCGATCGAGATCCTCACGGGTGCGCGTGCCCTCGATCTGCGGGCACCGCTCCAGGCCGGCCCTGCCACCGGCGCCGTGCGCGACCTCATCCGTACCGTGGCCGCCGGCCCCGGTCCCGACCGCTTCCTCTCGCCCGAGATGGAAGCCGTCGCAGAACTCGTCCAGTCGGGCGCCGTCGCCCGCATCGCAAAGGAGCACACCCATGGCTGA
- the hutU gene encoding urocanate hydratase, translating into MAESTASGPRVVRAARGNQRTAKSWGAEAAKRMLMNNLDPEVAEHPEDLVVYGGTGKAARSWEAYDAIVRTLDELEPDETLLVQSGKPVGVFRTHEWAPRVLIANSNLVGDWATWPEFRKLEELGLIMYGQMTAGSWIYIGTQGILQGTYETFAAVARSLGRDSLRGTLTLTGGAGGMGGAQPLAVTLNDGAVLIVDVDESRLARRVEHGYLDEYTTDLDAAVARVVAAKEAGEALSVGVVGNAAEVFPELRRRGVPIDVVTDQTSAHDPLAYLPVGISVADWKVEAERDPEEFTRRARESMAAHVAAMVAFQDAGAAVFDYGNSIRREAELGGFERAFEFPGFVPAYIRPQFEEGRGPFRWAALSGDPEDIYKTDRAIAELFPEDAALHRWLEKAGEKVHFEGLPARICWLGYKERHLAGLKFNEMVASGELAAPIVIGRDHLDSGSVASPYRETEAMKDGSDAIADWPLLNALLNTSSGASWVSLHHGGGVGIGRSIHAGQVTVADGTALAAEKLERVLTNDPGTGVMRHVDAGYEHAREVARDRGLKIPML; encoded by the coding sequence ATGGCTGAGTCCACCGCATCCGGCCCTCGTGTCGTCCGCGCCGCGCGCGGCAACCAGCGCACCGCCAAGAGCTGGGGCGCCGAGGCCGCCAAGCGCATGCTCATGAACAACCTCGACCCTGAGGTCGCCGAACACCCCGAAGACCTGGTCGTCTACGGGGGCACCGGCAAGGCCGCGCGCAGCTGGGAGGCGTACGACGCGATCGTGCGTACGCTCGACGAGCTCGAGCCGGACGAGACCCTGCTGGTGCAGTCCGGCAAGCCGGTCGGAGTGTTCCGCACCCACGAGTGGGCGCCGCGCGTGCTGATCGCCAACTCCAACCTGGTCGGCGACTGGGCGACATGGCCCGAGTTCCGCAAGCTCGAAGAGCTCGGACTCATCATGTACGGCCAGATGACGGCCGGCTCCTGGATCTACATCGGCACCCAGGGCATCCTCCAGGGCACGTACGAGACCTTCGCCGCCGTCGCGCGCTCGCTCGGCCGCGATTCGCTGCGCGGCACGCTCACCCTCACCGGTGGGGCGGGCGGAATGGGGGGCGCGCAGCCGCTCGCGGTGACCCTCAACGACGGCGCGGTCCTGATCGTCGACGTCGACGAGTCGCGCCTGGCTCGTCGCGTGGAGCACGGCTACCTCGACGAGTACACGACGGATCTCGACGCCGCCGTCGCTCGAGTGGTCGCGGCCAAGGAGGCCGGCGAGGCGCTCTCCGTCGGCGTGGTCGGCAATGCGGCCGAGGTCTTCCCCGAGCTGCGCCGCCGCGGCGTGCCGATCGATGTCGTGACCGACCAGACCAGCGCGCACGACCCGCTGGCGTATCTCCCGGTCGGCATCAGCGTCGCGGACTGGAAGGTCGAGGCGGAGCGTGATCCGGAGGAGTTCACACGGCGCGCGCGCGAGTCGATGGCCGCGCACGTCGCCGCGATGGTCGCGTTCCAGGATGCCGGCGCCGCGGTGTTCGACTACGGCAACTCGATCCGTCGCGAGGCGGAGCTGGGTGGCTTCGAGCGGGCGTTCGAGTTTCCCGGCTTCGTGCCGGCGTACATCCGTCCGCAGTTCGAGGAGGGACGAGGGCCGTTCCGCTGGGCCGCGTTGTCGGGCGACCCCGAGGACATCTACAAGACGGACCGCGCGATCGCGGAGCTCTTCCCCGAGGATGCGGCGCTGCACCGCTGGCTGGAGAAGGCCGGCGAGAAGGTGCACTTCGAAGGACTGCCTGCCCGCATCTGCTGGCTGGGCTACAAGGAGCGCCACCTCGCGGGGCTCAAGTTCAACGAGATGGTGGCATCGGGCGAGCTGGCGGCGCCGATCGTGATCGGCCGGGACCACCTGGACTCCGGTTCCGTCGCCTCGCCATACCGTGAGACCGAGGCCATGAAGGACGGCTCCGACGCGATCGCCGACTGGCCGCTGCTGAACGCGCTGCTGAACACGTCATCCGGCGCGTCGTGGGTCTCGCTGCACCACGGCGGCGGCGTCGGGATCGGCCGCTCGATCCACGCGGGTCAGGTCACCGTCGCCGACGGCACTGCTCTCGCGGCGGAGAAGCTCGAGCGTGTGCTCACGAACGATCCGGGCACCGGCGTCATGCGTCACGTCGACGCCGGGTACGAGCACGCCCGTGAGGTCGCGCGTGACCGCGGCCTCAAGATCCCGATGCTCTGA
- the hutI gene encoding imidazolonepropionase: MTTLITNIGELTTNVGSDGDLCGTVKDAAVLIEDGRIAWVGAAADAPSADDVVDAGGGAMIPGFVDSHSHLVFGGDRAAEFEARMAGQKYAAGGIRSTVAATRAASDDELRARLRGFLDEMLAQGTTTVEIKSGYGLSVVDEERLVRLAAEVTPEVTFLGAHVVPAEYADRPDEYIDLVTGPMLDACAPHSRWIDVFCETGAFTVPQSRRVLEAGIARGLAPRVHASQLGPGEGVQLAVELGAASIDHGTYLTDDDIAALAASDTVLTLLPGVEFSTRQPYPDARRLIDAGVTVALACDTNPGSSFTSSMPFCIAIAVRDMGMTPAEAVWAATAGGARALRRDDVGVIAPGARADLALLDAPTRIHLAYRPGVPLVRAVWKDGVAVV; encoded by the coding sequence ATGACCACGCTCATCACGAACATCGGCGAGCTGACGACCAACGTCGGCAGCGACGGCGATCTGTGCGGGACCGTGAAGGATGCGGCGGTGCTGATCGAGGACGGCCGCATCGCCTGGGTCGGTGCGGCGGCGGATGCTCCCTCCGCTGATGACGTTGTGGATGCCGGGGGCGGGGCCATGATCCCCGGATTCGTCGACAGCCACAGCCACCTCGTTTTCGGCGGGGACCGTGCCGCGGAGTTCGAGGCGCGCATGGCGGGGCAGAAGTATGCCGCCGGCGGCATCCGTTCCACCGTGGCTGCGACACGCGCCGCGAGCGACGACGAACTGCGTGCGCGACTGCGTGGGTTCCTCGACGAGATGCTCGCGCAGGGGACCACGACCGTCGAGATCAAGAGCGGCTACGGCCTCAGCGTCGTCGACGAGGAACGGCTCGTGCGTCTGGCCGCCGAGGTGACACCCGAGGTCACCTTCCTCGGCGCGCATGTGGTGCCCGCGGAGTACGCCGACCGGCCGGACGAGTATATCGACCTGGTGACGGGACCGATGCTCGACGCGTGCGCGCCGCACTCGCGGTGGATCGACGTGTTCTGCGAGACCGGCGCCTTCACGGTGCCGCAGTCCCGACGGGTGCTGGAGGCAGGGATCGCGCGCGGTCTCGCCCCCCGCGTGCACGCCAGTCAGCTCGGCCCCGGTGAGGGCGTGCAGCTTGCCGTCGAGCTCGGTGCGGCCTCGATCGATCACGGCACCTACCTGACCGATGACGACATCGCGGCGCTCGCGGCGTCGGACACTGTGCTCACCCTGCTGCCCGGGGTCGAGTTCTCGACGCGCCAGCCTTATCCGGACGCGCGCCGGCTGATCGATGCCGGCGTCACGGTCGCACTGGCGTGCGACACCAACCCGGGGTCGAGCTTCACGTCATCCATGCCGTTCTGCATCGCGATCGCGGTGCGCGACATGGGGATGACGCCCGCCGAGGCCGTGTGGGCGGCGACCGCGGGCGGTGCCAGAGCGCTGCGCCGCGACGATGTGGGCGTGATCGCACCCGGGGCCCGTGCCGACCTGGCGCTGCTCGACGCGCCCACGCGCATCCACCTCGCCTACCGGCCGGGGGTTCCGCTCGTGCGCGCGGTCTGGAAGGACGGCGTCGCCGTCGTCTGA
- a CDS encoding AAA family ATPase has translation MRIVVSGTHGSGKSTLIADFVARRPEYLALGDPFEELDLDDPASAASFAAQLRLTAARVRETAGEPAVISERGPLDFVAYLTALEQLGRSDGELLSRATAIADASLADVDLVVLLPLDDRHPIRVPLDEDPALRDAMDAALLDLADEREGAGGTRFLTLGGDSASRLRDLLTATDA, from the coding sequence ATGAGGATCGTCGTCTCGGGCACGCACGGCAGCGGCAAGAGCACCCTCATCGCGGACTTCGTCGCGCGGCGTCCGGAGTATCTCGCCCTCGGCGACCCTTTCGAGGAGCTCGACCTCGATGACCCGGCGAGTGCCGCGAGCTTCGCCGCACAACTGCGTCTGACGGCGGCACGTGTGCGCGAGACGGCGGGGGAACCCGCCGTGATCTCCGAGCGCGGACCCCTCGACTTCGTCGCCTATCTGACGGCGCTGGAGCAGTTGGGGCGCAGCGACGGCGAGCTCCTCTCCCGCGCGACGGCCATCGCCGATGCCTCGTTGGCCGACGTCGACCTGGTGGTGCTCCTGCCGTTGGACGACCGGCATCCCATCCGAGTCCCCCTCGATGAGGACCCCGCGTTGCGTGACGCCATGGATGCGGCACTGCTCGACCTCGCGGACGAGCGCGAGGGCGCAGGGGGCACCCGCTTCCTCACGCTGGGCGGGGACTCGGCGTCGCGACTGCGCGACCTGCTCACCGCCACGGACGCCTGA
- a CDS encoding agmatinase family protein, with the protein MALSHDALWPRAGSWPAFDGAADAVLLGVPTWRTSLSPTGAHATPAAIRDALPRYGTTLMGPPIVDLNERLRIADVGDIAEPDGDAGEAEVIARVRELSAATELVIALGGDNSLTYPVALGAQATGLITFDAHFDLRDGVSNGTPVRRLVEDVPVSSTLDTARIDPSRIVQIGIADFANSAAYAQRAADWGIRVITLDELRRRGIDDVVAEAVEIAGAGSDPRVHLDIDVDVCDRSVAPGCPASVPGGLQAWELRALTRAVASDPRVVSADLAEVDATADTDDARTIRLAALCVLDLLAGLAARP; encoded by the coding sequence ATGGCCCTCTCGCACGACGCTCTCTGGCCGCGCGCCGGCTCCTGGCCGGCCTTCGACGGGGCGGCCGATGCCGTGCTGCTCGGCGTGCCGACCTGGCGCACCTCGCTCTCGCCCACCGGTGCGCACGCGACGCCCGCGGCGATCCGCGATGCGCTCCCCCGCTACGGCACCACCCTGATGGGCCCGCCGATCGTCGACCTGAACGAGCGGCTGCGCATCGCGGATGTCGGCGACATCGCCGAACCGGACGGCGACGCGGGCGAGGCCGAGGTCATCGCGCGCGTACGCGAGCTCTCGGCGGCCACCGAGCTCGTGATCGCGCTCGGCGGCGACAACTCGCTCACCTACCCCGTCGCGCTGGGCGCGCAGGCGACCGGGCTCATCACGTTCGACGCGCACTTCGATCTGCGCGACGGCGTCTCCAACGGCACGCCCGTGCGACGCCTGGTCGAAGATGTGCCGGTGTCCTCGACCCTCGACACGGCGCGCATCGACCCCAGCCGCATCGTGCAGATCGGTATCGCGGACTTCGCCAACTCCGCTGCCTACGCCCAGCGCGCAGCGGACTGGGGCATCCGCGTGATCACGCTCGACGAGCTGCGTCGCCGCGGCATCGACGACGTGGTGGCCGAGGCCGTCGAGATCGCCGGCGCCGGGTCCGACCCGCGCGTGCATCTCGACATCGACGTCGACGTGTGCGACCGCTCGGTCGCCCCCGGCTGCCCGGCGAGCGTGCCCGGCGGCCTGCAGGCGTGGGAGCTGCGCGCGCTCACCCGCGCCGTGGCCTCCGATCCGCGCGTCGTCAGCGCCGACCTGGCCGAGGTCGACGCGACCGCCGACACCGACGATGCCCGCACCATCCGCCTGGCGGCACTCTGCGTGCTGGACCTGCTGGCCGGGCTCGCCGCACGGCCATGA